GGCCTTTTGAAAGGCggaatgaaaaaaatatataaaattaatcataattttCTACCTTCTACAGATATGTATTAAATTTGACGAAGACACAATGAGATAAATGCACTAGAAGTGGTGTGCGGTGTGCCACAGGCGCACACTCGAGGCTGGAGTAAATAATTTCTATTACACTCTGTGGGCTGTGCGCCCAAAGAGTGTAATAGAAATTAAAATTGGCAAATTATGAAATATGGAAAAAATATGGTACTCGTGTTGACAAGGTGATAGGTTTCATTTTATATCATTAACATTTTAGTTCTGAGTACGCTTAAATGATGCCCACTCCGCTACGTAGGTACTATTTAATCAAGTTGCTCCTCAGTTACTCCAAAAACAGGTCAGcagcaccgaccagaaataaagcAGTAacaagtccagcgtacttgtattattaAGGCACAGgcagtgtattactttactctatgggcaCAGAGTCAGTGTTTTTCATAGACAAATATAGACAGATCACAGACAGATTCTTAGAATGAGGACATCACGTTTTTTCATCTAAGCgttttttgtaggtacctacttttctgGAGGACATGAGGACCACAGACTAATAACATATAGATGAGGACACTGACAGACAAGTCCTTGGACACGTCTATTACCTCTATGGACAAATAACAAATGTCTGTTGCTGTCTGTCAATGTCATCACTCataaaacttgaaatttgaattttctttctttcaactTGACGTTTGGCTGGTCGAAATATAAATCGAAAATGGTGtgtttatttctaaaaaaatccAGTAAAATCAAGAATAATTCGAATGATAGTAGTAAATTTATCAgtgaaatattataaatgtttgttTATAATGAAAGTGCCGGGCatattttatttctggtcgTTGTGTATTTCAGGTGAACGTACCAAAACAGCGCAGGACGTACTGCAAAAAATGCAAGTGCCACAAAGTACACAAAGTATCACAGTACAAAAAATCCAAGGAAAGGCACGCTGCGCAGGGTAGGAGACGTTATGACCGTAAACAACAAGGTTATGGTGGCCAATCCAAACCCATCTTCAAGAAAAAGGTATGTAAATAACATAACCTACAAACGTACCGGATTTTGATTTCATGTTGAATAATTGAATAGAGGTATATCTTCAAAGAAACCCAAGTTTCTAATTATTTCTATCACTTATTACGATTTGtttacatttatatattataagatgtgaaatgatgatcatcat
The nucleotide sequence above comes from Maniola hyperantus chromosome 8, iAphHyp1.2, whole genome shotgun sequence. Encoded proteins:
- the RpL36A gene encoding large ribosomal subunit protein eL42 — its product is MVNVPKQRRTYCKKCKCHKVHKVSQYKKSKERHAAQGRRRYDRKQQGYGGQSKPIFKKKAKTTKKIVLRLECADCKVRSQVALKRCKHFELGGDKKRKGQMIQF